One Acinetobacter colistiniresistens DNA segment encodes these proteins:
- the prpB gene encoding methylisocitrate lyase: MAKQSAGQLFRDAVANEKPLQVVGAINANHALLAKRAGYKAIYLSGGGVAAGSLGLPDLGISNLDDVLTDVRRITDVCDLPLLVDVDTGFGASAFNIARTTKSMIKFGAAAMHIEDQVGAKRCGHRPNKAIVTQQEMVDRIKAAVDARTDDSFVIMARTDALAVEGLQAAIDRAGAYIEAGADMLFPEAITELAMYKQFADLTKVPVLANITEFGSTPLFTTEELASAHVSIALYPLSAFRAMNKAAENVYETLRKEGTQKNVVDTMQTRQELYERINYHAFEQYLDASFEKAK; the protein is encoded by the coding sequence ATGGCTAAACAGTCTGCTGGTCAGCTATTCCGCGACGCGGTCGCAAATGAAAAACCATTACAAGTGGTGGGTGCGATCAATGCCAACCATGCGTTATTGGCAAAACGCGCAGGCTATAAAGCGATCTACTTATCTGGTGGTGGTGTGGCTGCAGGTTCTTTGGGCTTACCTGATTTGGGTATCAGTAACCTTGATGATGTATTGACCGATGTACGCCGTATTACCGATGTGTGTGATCTGCCATTGTTGGTGGATGTCGACACCGGTTTCGGGGCATCTGCGTTTAATATCGCACGTACCACCAAGTCGATGATCAAATTCGGTGCTGCTGCGATGCATATCGAAGACCAAGTCGGTGCCAAGCGTTGTGGTCATCGTCCGAATAAAGCCATCGTGACTCAACAAGAAATGGTCGATCGTATTAAAGCTGCGGTCGATGCGCGTACCGATGACAGCTTTGTAATCATGGCGCGTACTGATGCGCTTGCAGTTGAAGGCTTACAAGCTGCAATTGACCGTGCGGGTGCTTATATCGAAGCAGGTGCAGACATGCTATTCCCAGAAGCGATCACTGAATTGGCCATGTATAAGCAATTTGCTGATCTGACCAAAGTGCCCGTTTTAGCCAATATCACCGAATTTGGTTCAACGCCATTATTTACGACGGAAGAATTGGCTTCTGCCCATGTCAGCATCGCGCTCTACCCACTGTCTGCATTCCGTGCTATGAATAAGGCCGCAGAAAATGTTTATGAGACTTTGCGTAAAGAAGGCACGCAAAAGAATGTGGTCGATACCATGCAAACCCGTCAAGAACTGTATGAACGCATTAACTACCATGCGTTTGAACAATATCTTGATG
- a CDS encoding GntR family transcriptional regulator: MQDTLVPQALSTSQGMTLTEHVFKQIQSAIVLGHIPAGSKISEPELARIYGISRGPLREAIHRLEGQKLVERTAHVGARVVSLSLQQFQELYQIRASLEGLACKLAAQHIDKKQILALRDVLRMHAEDENFKAGKGYYLQEGQDDFHYCIIKSSGNKTLEKMLCDELYHLIRMYRIQFSNTPDRPSKAWDEHIRILDAIAEGDGELAEMLMHRHINASYKIVEQTLLQNQGEQQHG, translated from the coding sequence ATGCAAGATACCCTTGTTCCTCAAGCCCTCAGCACCAGTCAGGGAATGACCCTGACGGAACACGTATTCAAGCAAATTCAGTCGGCGATTGTATTGGGACATATTCCTGCGGGCAGCAAGATTTCAGAACCTGAACTGGCACGGATATATGGCATCAGTCGCGGGCCTTTACGTGAAGCGATTCACCGTCTGGAAGGGCAGAAACTGGTAGAGCGAACTGCCCATGTCGGTGCCCGTGTGGTGTCACTGTCGCTACAGCAGTTTCAAGAACTCTATCAAATTCGTGCTTCTTTAGAAGGCTTAGCCTGCAAACTCGCAGCACAGCATATTGATAAAAAACAGATTCTGGCCTTGCGTGATGTATTGCGGATGCATGCCGAGGATGAAAACTTTAAAGCAGGTAAGGGCTACTATCTACAAGAAGGCCAAGACGATTTCCATTACTGCATCATCAAAAGCAGTGGCAATAAAACCCTCGAAAAAATGTTATGCGATGAGCTGTATCACCTCATCCGGATGTATCGAATCCAGTTTTCAAATACCCCAGATCGCCCAAGTAAAGCTTGGGACGAACATATCCGCATTTTAGATGCGATTGCTGAAGGTGACGGTGAGCTTGCCGAAATGCTGATGCACCGTCATATCAATGCATCCTACAAAATTGTTGAGCAAACATTGCTACAAAATCAAGGAGAACAACAACATGGCTAA
- a CDS encoding amino acid aminotransferase, giving the protein MFQHIPPYAGDPILSLMEQFNADPRAEKVNLSIGLYYNEDSIVPQLDTIIEAQKRIAPKNTQTKLYLPMEGFKPYRDAIQALLFGANSPAIQQGRVATIQTLGGSGALKVGADFLKTYFPNSEVWVSQPTWDNHVAIFNGAGIKSNFYPYFDAETRGVDFDGMLSTLKTLPEQSIVLLHPCCHNPTGADLNPAQWDQVIVVLKERNLIPFLDIAYQGFGDGMEQDAYAIRALDQAGLNFIVSNSFSKIFSLYGERVGGLTFVCDDAEAAKCTFGQLKATVRRIYSSPPTTGAWLVDQVLNDADLNQQWQGEVKEMRERIIKMRSILKDELTKALPERDFSYLVNQKGMFSYTGLTAEQVDILREEYAIYLVRSGRICVAGLNMNNVYKVAKAMAEVLAKSAATA; this is encoded by the coding sequence ATGTTTCAACATATCCCACCTTATGCAGGCGATCCGATCCTTTCATTGATGGAACAGTTTAATGCTGATCCACGTGCTGAAAAGGTCAACCTCAGTATTGGTTTGTACTATAACGAAGACAGTATTGTTCCTCAGCTTGATACCATCATCGAAGCGCAAAAACGTATTGCCCCTAAAAATACGCAAACCAAGCTTTATTTACCAATGGAAGGTTTCAAACCTTACCGTGATGCGATTCAAGCCTTATTGTTTGGTGCCAATAGCCCTGCAATTCAACAAGGTCGTGTTGCTACAATTCAAACATTGGGTGGTTCTGGTGCATTAAAAGTCGGTGCAGACTTCTTAAAAACCTACTTCCCAAATTCAGAAGTTTGGGTCAGCCAACCAACTTGGGATAACCACGTTGCCATCTTCAATGGTGCTGGTATCAAGAGCAACTTCTATCCATACTTCGATGCTGAAACACGTGGTGTTGATTTTGATGGCATGTTGTCTACGTTAAAAACATTGCCAGAACAAAGCATTGTGTTATTGCACCCATGCTGCCATAACCCAACAGGTGCAGACTTGAACCCAGCACAATGGGATCAAGTGATTGTGGTATTAAAAGAACGTAACCTGATTCCATTCCTCGACATCGCGTATCAAGGTTTTGGCGATGGTATGGAACAAGATGCTTATGCCATCCGTGCCCTAGACCAAGCAGGTCTGAACTTTATTGTCAGCAACTCGTTCTCAAAAATCTTCTCACTTTACGGTGAGCGTGTTGGCGGTCTGACTTTCGTATGTGACGATGCTGAAGCAGCAAAATGCACATTCGGTCAGTTGAAAGCTACAGTACGTCGTATCTACTCTAGCCCACCAACAACAGGTGCATGGTTGGTTGATCAAGTGTTAAATGACGCTGATCTCAATCAACAATGGCAAGGCGAAGTGAAAGAGATGCGTGAACGTATTATCAAAATGCGTAGCATCTTAAAAGATGAGCTAACTAAAGCCCTTCCTGAGCGTGACTTTAGCTACCTTGTGAATCAAAAAGGCATGTTCAGCTATACAGGTTTAACCGCTGAGCAAGTGGACATTCTTCGTGAAGAATATGCAATCTACTTGGTACGCAGTGGTCGTATCTGTGTTGCAGGCCTGAACATGAATAACGTATACAAAGTTGCCAAAGCTATGGCTGAAGTTTTAGCAAAATCTGCTGCAACCGCTTAA
- the dld gene encoding D-lactate dehydrogenase has product MQTFSPKAMIDRLQQIVGRQHVLSDDQSTRQYRQGRRFGEGKVFAVVIPGTLLEQWQVLQAAIEADCIVIMQAANTGLTGGSTPYGDDYDRPVLVMSTRRLKGIQVIHDGQQVICLPGATLDNLEQILKGYDREPHSVIGSSCIGASVLGGVCNNSGGALVRRGPAYTELALYAQVNAQGQLELVNHLGVNLGATPEEILTRLEQQQYQATDILDDAEKQASDQRYAQDVTQVDADSPARFNADPSRLFEASGSAGKVCVFAVRLDTYEKVESNVFYIGSNDADDLTAIRRYLLTSLPSLPIAGEYIHRDAYHIGEKYGKDTFLFIENFGTANVPKAFALKDKVDGFLEKFKIKGLTDHLLQAITSLLPSHLPKRMTEYRDRYEHHLMLRVENNCKAQTEQFLQDYFKVHPSGNFFLCDADEGRKAFLHRFAVAGAAIRYRDTHRDEVEDIVALDIALRRNDREWVEQLPAEMEQQIMHKLYYGHFFCHVFHQDYILKKGNDPLAMEHQMWHLLDARRAEYPAEHNVGHLYIAKPALVNFYQKLDPNNCFNVGIGHTSKLKYWGKAKS; this is encoded by the coding sequence ATGCAAACATTTTCTCCCAAAGCGATGATTGATCGTTTACAGCAGATTGTTGGGCGGCAACATGTGCTGAGTGATGATCAAAGTACCCGCCAGTATCGACAAGGTCGTCGTTTTGGTGAGGGTAAAGTCTTTGCAGTGGTGATTCCTGGCACCTTGCTGGAACAGTGGCAGGTATTACAAGCAGCGATTGAAGCAGATTGTATTGTCATCATGCAAGCGGCCAATACGGGCCTGACCGGTGGTTCAACCCCCTATGGTGATGATTATGACCGCCCCGTGTTGGTAATGAGTACGCGCCGTTTAAAAGGCATTCAGGTGATTCATGACGGTCAGCAGGTGATTTGTTTACCTGGCGCGACTTTGGACAATCTGGAACAGATACTGAAAGGCTATGATCGTGAGCCGCATTCGGTGATTGGTTCTTCCTGCATTGGCGCTTCGGTATTGGGTGGGGTGTGTAATAACTCAGGTGGTGCCTTGGTACGTCGTGGTCCTGCTTATACGGAGTTAGCACTGTATGCGCAGGTCAATGCCCAAGGTCAGCTGGAGTTGGTGAATCATCTGGGCGTGAATTTGGGCGCAACACCAGAAGAAATCCTGACCCGTTTAGAACAGCAGCAATATCAAGCCACAGATATTTTAGATGATGCAGAAAAACAGGCATCCGATCAGCGTTATGCGCAAGATGTCACCCAAGTCGATGCCGATAGCCCTGCACGTTTTAATGCCGATCCATCCCGTCTGTTTGAAGCCTCAGGTTCGGCAGGGAAAGTCTGCGTGTTTGCGGTACGTCTGGATACCTATGAAAAGGTAGAGAGCAATGTCTTTTATATTGGCAGCAATGATGCCGACGACCTGACTGCGATCCGTCGTTATTTATTGACTTCATTGCCAAGCTTGCCGATCGCAGGCGAATATATTCACCGCGATGCGTATCATATTGGTGAAAAATATGGCAAAGATACCTTTTTGTTTATTGAGAACTTTGGCACGGCCAATGTGCCCAAAGCTTTTGCACTGAAAGACAAGGTCGATGGCTTTTTAGAAAAATTTAAAATCAAAGGACTGACTGATCATCTTTTACAAGCCATCACTAGTTTGTTACCGAGCCATTTACCCAAACGGATGACTGAATATCGTGATCGTTATGAACATCATCTGATGTTACGCGTTGAAAATAATTGCAAAGCCCAGACCGAGCAATTTTTACAAGATTATTTTAAAGTCCATCCCTCTGGCAATTTTTTCCTTTGTGATGCGGATGAAGGGCGTAAAGCCTTTTTGCATCGTTTTGCAGTGGCAGGTGCAGCAATTCGTTATCGTGATACCCATCGGGATGAAGTTGAGGATATTGTGGCTTTGGACATTGCCTTACGTCGTAATGATCGTGAGTGGGTCGAGCAATTGCCTGCGGAGATGGAACAGCAGATCATGCATAAGCTTTATTATGGACACTTTTTCTGTCATGTGTTTCATCAGGATTATATTCTTAAAAAGGGCAATGATCCTTTAGCGATGGAACATCAAATGTGGCATTTGTTGGATGCACGCCGTGCAGAATATCCTGCCGAGCATAATGTCGGTCATTTGTATATTGCCAAGCCTGCATTGGTCAATTTTTACCAGAAACTTGATCCGAATAATTGTTTTAATGTCGGGATTGGGCACACTTCTAAATTGAAGTATTGGGGCAAGGCCAAGTCCTGA
- the lldD gene encoding FMN-dependent L-lactate dehydrogenase LldD, with the protein MIISSGNDYRAAAQRRLPPFLFHYIDGGAYSEHTLKRNVQDLSEIALRQRVLNDMSALSLETKLFNETLSMPVALAPVGLTGMYARRGEVQAAVAADQKGIPFTLSTVSVCPIEEVAPAIQRPMWFQLYVLRDRGFMRNALERAKAAGCSTLVFTVDMPVPGARYRDAHSGMSGPNAAMRRYMQSMFHPHWAWNVGMCGRPHDLGNISKYLGKPTGLEDYIGWLGSNFDPSISWKDLEWIREFWDGPMVIKGILDPEDAKDAVRFGADGIVVSNHGGRQLDGVLSSARALPAIADAVKGDLAILADSGIRNGLDVVRMLALGADTVLLGRAFVYALAAAGGQGVSNLLDLIEKEMRVAMTLTGAKSIQEINADCLVQALRL; encoded by the coding sequence ATGATTATTTCTTCTGGCAATGATTATCGTGCTGCGGCACAGCGTCGTTTACCGCCATTTTTATTTCACTATATCGATGGCGGTGCCTATTCTGAACATACCTTAAAGCGCAATGTACAGGATCTTTCTGAGATTGCCTTGCGTCAACGGGTATTGAATGACATGTCCGCACTGAGTCTGGAAACCAAACTGTTTAATGAAACTCTGTCGATGCCAGTGGCATTAGCACCTGTGGGCTTAACTGGTATGTACGCACGTCGTGGTGAAGTACAAGCAGCGGTAGCAGCAGATCAAAAGGGTATTCCATTTACTTTATCAACGGTTTCCGTCTGTCCGATTGAAGAAGTGGCACCTGCAATTCAGCGTCCAATGTGGTTCCAGCTGTACGTGTTGCGTGATCGTGGCTTTATGCGTAATGCCTTGGAACGTGCGAAAGCGGCAGGTTGTTCAACACTAGTGTTTACCGTGGATATGCCAGTGCCGGGTGCGCGCTATCGCGATGCGCATTCAGGGATGAGTGGTCCAAATGCGGCGATGCGTCGTTATATGCAGTCTATGTTTCATCCGCATTGGGCATGGAATGTCGGGATGTGTGGTCGTCCGCATGATTTGGGCAATATCTCGAAATACTTAGGTAAACCGACTGGGCTTGAAGATTATATCGGCTGGTTAGGTTCTAATTTCGATCCGTCGATTTCATGGAAAGATCTGGAGTGGATTCGTGAGTTTTGGGATGGTCCGATGGTGATTAAGGGTATTCTGGACCCTGAGGATGCTAAAGATGCAGTCCGTTTTGGTGCAGATGGCATCGTAGTCTCCAATCATGGTGGGCGGCAACTGGATGGGGTGCTGTCTTCTGCACGTGCTTTGCCTGCAATTGCCGATGCAGTGAAAGGCGATTTGGCGATTCTGGCAGACTCTGGCATTCGTAATGGTCTGGATGTGGTGCGGATGTTGGCCTTGGGTGCGGATACGGTGTTATTGGGCCGTGCCTTTGTTTATGCCTTGGCGGCAGCAGGTGGGCAAGGGGTATCAAACTTGCTGGATTTGATTGAGAAGGAAATGCGTGTGGCGATGACCTTAACAGGGGCTAAGTCGATTCAGGAGATTAATGCGGATTGTTTGGTACAGGCTTTGAGACTCTAA
- the lldR gene encoding transcriptional regulator LldR — protein MRISDQVVMKLQALIEQRQMKQGDRLPAERQLATSLGVSRPSLREAIQQLNSQGVLSSRRGDGTYIQQLPEQWPQQLIVNPISPLIEEDPLYRFDVQEARLLLEGGTACYAALRSTAEDRAKIHHYFDEISRYQNAGDSARAAVADAEFHLAIAEASHNIVLIQMMRGLFDLLQYNVLLGRNKVYNHPVNGDLLSEQHFQVMDAIDRQDPEAARQAVCGHIEFVINHVRALGEDEARQKRATRLTRVDLK, from the coding sequence ATGAGAATCTCCGATCAAGTGGTCATGAAATTACAGGCACTCATTGAGCAACGCCAGATGAAACAAGGTGATCGCTTACCTGCCGAGCGTCAACTGGCGACCAGCTTAGGCGTATCTCGTCCGTCCTTGCGTGAAGCGATCCAACAGTTGAATAGTCAGGGCGTGCTCAGTAGCCGCCGTGGTGATGGCACTTATATCCAACAGTTACCTGAGCAATGGCCGCAACAGCTCATCGTCAATCCGATCAGTCCTTTGATTGAAGAAGATCCACTGTATCGTTTTGATGTACAAGAAGCCCGTTTATTACTGGAAGGCGGCACGGCATGTTATGCGGCATTGCGTTCAACCGCTGAAGATCGTGCCAAAATCCATCATTATTTTGATGAGATCAGCCGTTATCAAAATGCAGGCGATTCAGCCCGAGCGGCGGTTGCAGATGCAGAATTTCATCTGGCGATTGCGGAAGCTTCACACAATATTGTGTTGATCCAGATGATGCGCGGTTTGTTTGACTTGTTGCAATACAACGTCTTGCTCGGGCGTAACAAAGTTTATAACCATCCTGTCAATGGTGACTTGCTCAGTGAGCAGCATTTTCAGGTGATGGATGCGATTGATCGTCAAGATCCCGAGGCTGCGCGCCAGGCGGTGTGTGGGCATATTGAATTTGTGATTAATCATGTACGTGCTCTGGGCGAAGACGAAGCGCGCCAGAAACGTGCAACACGTTTAACGAGAGTGGACTTAAAATGA
- the lldP gene encoding L-lactate permease, giving the protein MRMLNVWQQLYDPFNNIWLSSAVALIPIIFFFLALAVFRMKGSVAGTCTVIIALLIALFSYQMPAEMAFASVVYGFFYGLWPISWIIIGAVFLYKISVKTGQFDVIRSSILSITEDQRLQMLLVGFAFGTFLEGAAGFGAPVAITAALLVGLGFKPLYAAGLCLIVNTAPVAFGAMGIPIIVAGQVSGVETMEISQMVGRQLPFLTIIVLFWIMAIMDGWRGVKETWPAVLVGGSAFAIAQYLTSNFLGPELPDITAAIASLVSLTLLFRVWKPKHIFRFDMTDEQAANQAASSQQCYSIAQIAKAWSPFMILTVMVTIWSIQPFKALFAKNGALADWMFKIEVPYLHKLVEKMPPIVPETTAYEAIYKFDWFSATGTAIFIAAIITIIFLKMKTRDAVSTFAETLNELKTPIYSIGMVLAFAFIANYSGLSATLALALSHTGHAFTFFSPFLGWLGVFLTGSDTSSNALFSALQATTAQQIGIPEVLLVAANTSGGVTGKMISPQSIAIACAAVGLVGKESDLFRFTVKHSIIFTVFVGIIVTVQAYLVPWMIP; this is encoded by the coding sequence ATGAGAATGCTTAATGTGTGGCAACAACTTTATGATCCTTTCAATAATATTTGGTTATCCAGTGCCGTTGCGCTGATCCCGATTATTTTCTTCTTTTTAGCTTTGGCAGTGTTTCGTATGAAAGGCAGTGTCGCGGGGACTTGTACCGTGATTATTGCTTTGCTGATAGCGCTGTTTTCTTATCAAATGCCAGCTGAAATGGCATTTGCTTCTGTTGTTTATGGTTTTTTTTACGGTTTGTGGCCGATTTCGTGGATTATTATCGGGGCGGTATTTCTGTATAAAATTTCGGTGAAGACTGGGCAGTTCGATGTGATTCGTTCCAGTATTTTGTCGATCACTGAAGATCAGCGTTTGCAGATGCTCTTGGTCGGTTTTGCCTTTGGTACCTTTTTAGAAGGCGCAGCAGGTTTTGGTGCGCCTGTGGCGATTACCGCAGCCCTGTTGGTCGGTTTAGGTTTTAAACCGCTATATGCTGCGGGTCTTTGTCTGATCGTGAATACGGCACCTGTGGCCTTTGGTGCGATGGGGATTCCAATTATTGTGGCAGGGCAAGTGTCGGGTGTAGAGACCATGGAAATCAGCCAGATGGTCGGTCGCCAGTTGCCTTTTTTAACCATTATTGTGCTGTTCTGGATTATGGCGATCATGGATGGCTGGCGTGGTGTGAAAGAAACTTGGCCAGCGGTACTGGTCGGTGGTAGTGCTTTTGCTATTGCGCAATACCTGACCTCGAATTTTCTAGGGCCAGAATTGCCTGATATTACCGCTGCGATTGCCTCATTGGTCAGCCTGACCCTATTGTTCCGCGTCTGGAAACCAAAGCATATTTTCCGTTTTGACATGACCGATGAACAAGCAGCAAACCAAGCGGCTTCATCTCAACAGTGCTATAGCATTGCCCAGATTGCTAAAGCATGGTCGCCGTTTATGATTTTAACCGTGATGGTGACGATTTGGAGTATCCAACCGTTTAAAGCGCTGTTTGCCAAAAACGGTGCCTTGGCGGACTGGATGTTTAAAATCGAAGTCCCGTATCTGCATAAACTGGTGGAAAAAATGCCGCCGATTGTGCCAGAAACCACGGCCTATGAAGCGATCTATAAATTTGACTGGTTCTCTGCCACAGGTACGGCTATTTTTATTGCGGCCATCATCACCATCATTTTTCTGAAAATGAAAACCCGTGATGCGGTCAGTACTTTTGCGGAAACATTAAATGAATTAAAAACCCCGATTTATTCGATTGGCATGGTATTGGCCTTTGCCTTTATTGCCAATTACTCAGGCCTGTCTGCGACACTGGCTCTGGCACTTTCACATACTGGCCATGCCTTTACTTTCTTCTCTCCATTTTTGGGTTGGTTGGGTGTCTTCCTGACGGGTTCCGATACCTCATCCAATGCCTTGTTCTCGGCTTTGCAGGCGACCACGGCACAGCAAATTGGGATTCCAGAAGTGCTGCTGGTAGCTGCCAATACCAGTGGAGGCGTAACGGGCAAGATGATTTCACCGCAATCGATTGCGATTGCCTGTGCCGCGGTGGGTTTGGTTGGAAAAGAGTCAGACTTGTTTCGTTTCACGGTAAAACATAGCATCATATTTACTGTCTTTGTCGGCATCATCGTCACGGTTCAGGCTTATCTGGTGCCGTGGATGATTCCATAA
- a CDS encoding phosphomannomutase CpsG: protein MTQLTCFKAYDIRGKLGTELNEEIAYNIGRAYGQIYQPKTVVIGCDIRLSSEGLKQATIRGLNDAGVDVLDLGMTGTEEVYFAAFHLDVQGGIEVTASHNPMDYNGMKLVRENARPISAETGLKEIKALAESGQFAEVAEKGTTQNYNILPEFIEHLLTYIDPQKIKPLKLVVNAGNGAAGHVIDAIEQKFQQLNIPVEFIKIHHEADGTFPNGIPNPILIENRDSTRDAVLQHQADMGIAWDGDFDRCFLFDEKGQFIEGYYIVGLLAQAFLIKQAGEKIVHDPRLVWNTFDIVDQYQGIAVQSKSGHAFIKDVMREHNAVYGGEMSAHHYFRDFAYCDSGMIPWLLAIALLSETGQSLSTLVENMIAKFPCSGEINFKVADTQKTVQKIFDHYADQNPQVDRTDGVSLDFGAWRLNVRASNTEPLLRLNIESRADQNPQPMQHYVDELTGLIQG from the coding sequence ATGACGCAACTGACTTGCTTTAAAGCCTACGATATTCGCGGCAAACTCGGTACTGAACTGAATGAAGAGATTGCTTATAACATTGGTCGTGCCTATGGGCAGATCTATCAACCGAAAACCGTGGTGATTGGTTGTGATATCCGTTTAAGTAGCGAAGGCTTAAAACAGGCCACGATTCGTGGTTTGAATGATGCAGGCGTGGATGTACTTGATCTCGGTATGACTGGGACGGAAGAAGTCTATTTCGCGGCCTTCCATCTGGATGTACAAGGTGGCATTGAAGTCACAGCCAGCCATAATCCAATGGATTATAACGGGATGAAATTGGTGCGTGAGAATGCACGTCCAATCAGTGCAGAGACGGGTTTAAAAGAGATTAAAGCACTGGCGGAATCTGGACAATTCGCAGAAGTTGCCGAAAAAGGTACAACGCAAAACTATAATATTTTACCTGAATTCATTGAGCACCTTCTGACCTATATTGATCCACAGAAAATCAAACCGCTTAAACTGGTCGTGAATGCAGGCAATGGCGCAGCAGGTCATGTGATTGATGCCATCGAACAAAAATTCCAGCAACTGAATATTCCCGTAGAATTTATCAAAATTCACCATGAAGCCGATGGCACGTTCCCAAATGGCATTCCCAACCCAATCTTGATTGAAAACCGAGATAGTACCCGTGATGCAGTGCTTCAGCATCAAGCGGATATGGGCATTGCCTGGGATGGCGACTTTGACCGTTGCTTCCTGTTTGATGAAAAAGGGCAATTTATCGAAGGTTATTACATCGTTGGTTTATTAGCACAGGCCTTCCTGATCAAACAGGCTGGTGAAAAGATTGTGCATGATCCACGTTTGGTCTGGAATACCTTTGACATCGTCGATCAATACCAAGGCATCGCAGTACAGTCTAAATCTGGACATGCGTTTATTAAGGATGTCATGCGTGAACACAATGCCGTGTACGGCGGGGAAATGAGCGCACATCACTATTTCCGTGATTTTGCTTACTGTGATAGTGGCATGATTCCTTGGTTGCTCGCCATCGCTCTGCTCTCAGAAACGGGACAATCACTTTCAACATTGGTTGAAAACATGATTGCCAAATTCCCATGCAGCGGTGAAATCAACTTTAAAGTGGCAGACACGCAAAAGACTGTACAAAAAATCTTTGACCATTATGCCGACCAAAATCCACAGGTCGATCGTACTGATGGCGTCAGCCTTGATTTTGGCGCATGGCGTTTAAATGTTCGTGCTTCCAATACTGAACCATTATTGCGCTTAAATATTGAGAGCCGCGCCGATCAAAATCCGCAACCGATGCAGCATTATGTTGATGAATTAACTGGGTTAATTCAGGGTTAA
- the galE gene encoding UDP-glucose 4-epimerase GalE, whose amino-acid sequence MAKILVTGGAGYIGSHTCLELLHAGHEVIVFDNLSNSCEESLIRVQRLANKTLVFVKGDIRDQKGLDQVFQDHSIDAVIHFAGLKAVGESQQIPLTYFDNNIAGSAQLVKAMERAGVFNLVFSSSATVYDEANSSPLNEEMPTGMPNNNYGYTKLIVEQMLQKLAQADSRWSIALLRYFNPVGAHKSGQIGEDPQGIPNNLMPYVTQVAVGRREKLAIYGNDYDTVDGTGVRDYIHVVDLANAHLCALNNRLSTQGCRAWNIGTGNGSSVLQVKNTFEQINGVPVAFEFAPRRAGDVATSFADNTRALSELGWQPQYTLEDMLADSWNWQKQNPNGFN is encoded by the coding sequence ATGGCTAAGATCTTAGTAACAGGTGGAGCGGGTTATATTGGTTCGCATACCTGCTTAGAACTACTTCATGCAGGTCATGAGGTTATTGTTTTTGACAATCTCTCGAATAGCTGTGAAGAGTCACTAATTCGTGTACAACGGTTGGCGAATAAAACACTGGTTTTTGTGAAGGGTGATATTCGTGACCAAAAAGGCTTGGACCAAGTTTTTCAGGATCATTCGATTGATGCTGTGATCCATTTTGCGGGTTTAAAAGCGGTAGGCGAGAGTCAGCAGATCCCATTGACTTATTTTGATAATAACATTGCTGGCAGTGCTCAATTGGTCAAGGCGATGGAACGTGCTGGCGTATTTAACTTGGTATTTAGTTCATCTGCAACGGTATATGATGAAGCCAATAGTTCTCCGTTAAATGAAGAGATGCCAACAGGTATGCCAAATAACAATTATGGTTATACCAAACTGATTGTCGAGCAAATGCTGCAAAAACTGGCACAGGCAGACTCGCGGTGGTCGATTGCTTTACTTCGTTATTTTAACCCTGTCGGTGCCCATAAAAGCGGTCAGATTGGTGAAGATCCGCAGGGGATTCCAAATAATCTCATGCCGTATGTTACACAAGTCGCAGTCGGTCGTCGTGAAAAGCTGGCAATTTATGGCAATGATTATGACACTGTAGATGGGACTGGTGTTCGTGATTATATCCATGTGGTGGATCTGGCCAATGCTCATCTGTGTGCTTTGAATAATCGCTTATCGACACAAGGCTGTCGTGCTTGGAACATTGGGACGGGCAATGGCTCGTCCGTATTACAAGTCAAAAACACCTTTGAACAAATCAATGGTGTGCCTGTTGCATTTGAATTTGCACCACGTCGTGCAGGCGATGTTGCCACTTCATTTGCAGACAACACGCGTGCATTGAGCGAGCTCGGTTGGCAGCCTCAATATACCTTGGAAGATATGCTGGCGGATAGCTGGAATTGGCAGAAACAGAATCCCAACGGCTTTAACTGA